One window of Corynebacterium accolens genomic DNA carries:
- a CDS encoding TIGR00730 family Rossman fold protein, producing the protein MTPDHMRTLRGPLLLRSEGEQGSTFDQRLLESGADHEWQHADPWRVLRIQGEFVAGFDALAKLPKAVTVFGSARTKPEDASYQMAEELGRKLAECAYAVITGGGPGIMEAANKGAHEGDGLSVGLGIELPHEQGLNKYVDLGLNFRYFFARKTMFLKYSQAFVCLPGGMGTMDEFFEVLCMVQTGKVTNYPIVLMGTEYWSGLLEWMKNTLAAGGYINEDDQELFLLTDDPDEAVAHIIERHKVMSDKRIREPR; encoded by the coding sequence TGCGTACCCTGCGCGGCCCGCTCTTGCTGCGCAGCGAGGGAGAACAAGGCTCCACCTTTGACCAACGCCTGCTGGAATCCGGCGCGGACCACGAATGGCAGCATGCCGATCCGTGGCGCGTGCTGCGCATCCAAGGTGAATTCGTCGCCGGCTTCGATGCGCTGGCTAAGCTGCCTAAGGCAGTGACGGTTTTTGGTTCCGCGCGCACCAAGCCTGAGGATGCGAGCTATCAGATGGCCGAAGAACTCGGCCGCAAGCTCGCCGAGTGCGCCTACGCCGTCATCACTGGCGGCGGCCCCGGCATCATGGAGGCTGCGAATAAGGGCGCGCACGAGGGCGATGGTCTCTCGGTGGGACTCGGCATCGAATTGCCGCACGAGCAGGGCCTCAATAAGTACGTGGACTTGGGCCTGAACTTCCGCTACTTCTTTGCCCGCAAGACCATGTTCTTGAAGTACTCCCAGGCCTTCGTCTGCCTGCCCGGCGGCATGGGCACCATGGATGAATTCTTCGAGGTTCTCTGCATGGTTCAGACGGGTAAGGTCACCAACTATCCCATCGTACTCATGGGCACCGAGTACTGGTCTGGCCTGCTGGAATGGATGAAAAATACCCTTGCCGCCGGCGGGTACATCAACGAAGATGACCAAGAGCTTTTCCTGCTTACCGATGACCCCGATGAGGCCGTCGCCCACATCATCGAGCGCCACAAGGTCATGAGCGATAAACGCATTAGGGAGCCGCGTTGA
- the folP gene encoding dihydropteroate synthase, with protein sequence MAIVNRTPDSFYDKGATFDMDPALKRCDEAIAAGASIIDIGGVKAGPGEEVDSAEEIDRVVPTIARVHERHPEVLISVDTWRSEVAEAAIAAGAGLVNDTWAGWDPQLIEVAGHHRVGYVCSHTGGITPRTRPHRVHFDDVVADVIAETTALAERAAGLGCPEELTFIDPTHDFGKNTYHGLELLRRIDEIVDTGWPVLMALSNKDFVGETLARGVGDRVAGTLAATAWAAAHGVAAFRVHEVAETVDVIRMTAAIQGTAAPLDTTRGLA encoded by the coding sequence ATGGCGATAGTCAATCGCACCCCGGATTCCTTTTATGACAAGGGGGCCACCTTTGACATGGACCCCGCCCTTAAGCGCTGCGATGAAGCCATTGCGGCAGGGGCCTCCATCATCGATATTGGCGGAGTCAAGGCTGGGCCGGGTGAGGAGGTGGATAGCGCGGAGGAAATCGACCGCGTCGTGCCCACCATCGCCCGCGTGCACGAGCGCCACCCAGAGGTACTCATTTCCGTCGACACTTGGCGCAGCGAGGTGGCCGAGGCCGCCATCGCCGCCGGGGCCGGGCTGGTCAATGACACGTGGGCCGGCTGGGATCCGCAGCTTATCGAGGTCGCCGGCCACCACCGCGTGGGTTACGTGTGCTCGCATACCGGCGGGATTACCCCGCGCACCCGCCCGCACCGCGTCCACTTTGATGACGTCGTCGCCGATGTCATTGCTGAGACCACCGCCCTGGCAGAAAGGGCCGCGGGGCTCGGCTGCCCGGAAGAGCTCACCTTCATCGATCCCACGCACGACTTTGGTAAAAACACCTATCACGGCCTAGAACTCTTGCGGCGCATCGACGAGATCGTCGACACCGGCTGGCCCGTGCTCATGGCGCTATCCAATAAGGACTTCGTGGGCGAAACCCTCGCGCGCGGGGTAGGAGACCGCGTCGCCGGAACGCTCGCCGCTACAGCCTGGGCCGCAGCGCACGGGGTGGCCGCCTTCCGCGTCCACGAGGTTGCTGAGACCGTCGACGTCATCCGCATGACCGCCGCCATCCAGGGCACGGCCGCACCCCTTGACACCACGCGCGGGCTCGCATGA
- a CDS encoding glucosyl-3-phosphoglycerate synthase: protein MSVSVIIPALNEESTVAGVIRACLADDPLEVLVIDADSTDDTAAVARAAGADVRNWRHILPEPPRPGKGESLWRGVAAARGDIVVFIDADLESAAPGMVTALAAPFADPSVNMVKARYRRSLNGQPTGGGRVTELTAKPLIRQFFPELAHIDQPLGGEYALRRSAALEVPFVEGYGVEAGLLVDIGKRGGLTQVDLGTRVHRNRPLHELAPMADIVARTLLSRAGVSAPIAQRPPLLGRI, encoded by the coding sequence ATGAGCGTTTCCGTCATCATCCCGGCGCTCAATGAGGAATCCACCGTGGCCGGCGTTATCCGCGCCTGCCTTGCCGATGACCCACTCGAAGTGCTCGTCATCGACGCCGACTCCACCGACGACACCGCCGCAGTGGCGCGCGCCGCCGGTGCCGATGTGCGCAATTGGCGCCATATCCTACCCGAACCGCCGCGCCCCGGCAAGGGCGAATCCCTCTGGCGCGGGGTCGCCGCCGCGCGCGGGGACATCGTCGTATTCATCGACGCCGACCTAGAATCCGCCGCGCCCGGCATGGTCACAGCGCTCGCGGCGCCCTTTGCGGATCCGAGTGTGAACATGGTCAAGGCCCGCTATCGCCGCAGCCTGAACGGCCAACCCACCGGCGGCGGACGCGTGACCGAATTGACCGCAAAGCCGCTCATCCGGCAATTCTTCCCAGAGCTAGCCCACATCGATCAGCCCCTAGGCGGCGAGTACGCGCTTCGCCGCTCTGCCGCGCTAGAGGTGCCCTTCGTGGAGGGCTATGGGGTGGAAGCGGGGCTGCTGGTGGACATCGGTAAGCGCGGCGGGCTGACACAAGTCGACCTAGGCACTCGAGTCCACCGCAACCGGCCGCTTCATGAGCTCGCGCCGATGGCGGATATCGTGGCACGCACGCTGCTTTCGCGCGCTGGGGTGAGTGCGCCGATTGCTCAGCGCCCGCCACTGCTAGGTAGGATTTAA